Below is a window of Cytophaga hutchinsonii ATCC 33406 DNA.
GTAAAGGCCTTACATACGGGCTTACAGCTACAGTTCCTATTTTCAATGGTTTTACACAGAACATTGCTGAACATAATTATAAAATACTCATAAATAGTGCAGACCTTAGGTATGAACAACTGAATCAAACAATTATATCAAACCTTACAAGCGCCTACCAAACCTATAAGACAAGCTTGGTACTTGTTACATTGGAAGAACGGAATCAACGGATCGCAAAAGAGAATTTAGACATCACAATCGAAAAATTCCGTCTGGGAAGCATTACAACCGTAGAATTCAGAGCGGCACAATTAAATTATATCAATGCAACGGTACGTTACAGCACCGCTCAATACAATGCAAAGGTGGCTGAAGTAAGCTTAAATCAGATTTCAGGAACAATGGAATATTAATTCTATTGTTCCTTATTTTTTCATTCCATACAAAACTGCATCATTGATTAAGGAAAGCTTTCCAATCTTCATGCAGTTTTTTGTTTAATACCCGTGGAAATTTATTTTGTCCGCCCTCTTTTCCGCGGTAGCGCATCCAGTCGTAAAAGCTTTGGCTTGGAAGAATGGTTACAAAAATTTCTTTTAATGCCGATGTCCGCTCCACGCGGTAATCATCATTTAACAGTTTCAGTTTTTCATCCAGCAGATCCGAAACAACAACCGGATCAATAACATGATCCGTACCGATATACCATTGGTGCGCGAACAAGGTATCGTGCGCAATGCCGGAAACCGTAAATTCTTTAATGATTATATTTAATTCTTCTGCAACCAGTTTGATCGCCTGATTCATATTATCGACCGATAAATGTTCTCCGCACAGACTGATAAAATGTTTGGTACGTCCGGTAATAATTATTTCTGCCTGTGCTTTATCTACAAACCGGATCACATCACCAATCATATATCGCCAGGTACCTGCGCAGGTAGATACTAAAAGAACATAATCCACTCCTTCTTCTACTTCATGTATCATAAGGGTTTTAGGATTTACAACAATATCTCCCGATGCATTTATATTCTGTTCGTTAAACGGAACAAATTCAAAAAATATTCCGTTGTCGAGTATAAGCTTCATTCCTTTTCTTCCCGGCCCTGCCTGATAGGCTATAAAACCTTCTGAAGCCAGATAGGTTTCAATGTAAATGATTGGTTTCGCCAATAATTTTTCAAAGCCTTTGCGATATGGATCAAAGGCAACGCCGCCATGTACAAACACGGTCAGGTTGGGCCATATATCATGTATTGTTTTAAGCTGATAGCGGGCGATAATGCGTTCCAGTAAGATCTGCAGCCAGGCCGGCACGCCAACAATAAAGCCTATATCCCAATCGGGTGCAGATTCAACAATATCGTTCAGTTTACTTTCCCAGTCCCGGTTGCGTGCAATTCTTGATCCCGGTTTATAAAAATACTGAAACCAAAACGGAATTTTACTGGCCTGTATTCCGCTCAGATCTCCTTCATAATATGTTTCTGTTTTGTGAAGATGTGTACTGCCGCCAAGCATCAGTATACCTTTCCCCAGTAGGTCTTTGGGTAATTTATAATGTGCCAGCGAAAGTAATTGCCGGATACCGATTTTTTTATTCGCTTTTAAAAACTGTTCGGTGATCGGTATGTATTTTGTTGATGCGTCGGAAGTGCCGGAACTCAGTGCAAAGTATTGTACCTTGCCCGGCCAGGTAACATCAGCCTCTCCTTCTTTTAACCGGTACCACCATTCATTGTAAAGCGTATTGTACGTATACACCGGAACACGGCGCTTATAAAAATCATAAAATACTTTTTTATTACCGGAAGAAAACTGGACCAGGATTTCATAAAAATTAAACCGCAATCCAAACTGTGTGTTTGCACTCTTTTTTAATAATTTTTTTAATACTTTCCGTTGCTGACTGAATGCGTCACGTTTTTTTTTAGTTGGTAATGTGCTTAATTTTAATGCTCTTGAAAATAATTTCCCCAGCAGATCCATAACGATAGCGTGTTAATTCATGAAATTTAATATTTTCACATCACTTAACTGTTAACGCAACATGAACAAATCTGCACTACATGATATCCGTACATTTCTGACGCCCTATAACACGACGTTGATAGCGGTTACAAAAACACATCCGGTTGAAGTACTGCAGCAAGCATATAGCAGCGGACTACGGATATTTGGAGAAAATAAAGTCCAGGAACTCATTTCTAAAGCAGAAGTACTGCCTAAAGACATACAATGGCATCTGATCGGGCACCTGCAAAGCAATAAGGTAAAATACATTGCGCCCTTCATTTATATGATCCACTCCGTTGACAGTTTTAAACTGCTGCAGGAAATCAATAAAGAAGCGAAAAAAAACAAGCGCGTCATTGCCTGCCTGCTGCAGGTATATATCGCAAATGAAGATACAAAGTTTGGCCTAGATACACAGGAACTGACCAACCTGCTGCTGCACCCGGAACTGGAACAACTGGAAAACATTCAAATACAGGGATTGATGGGAATGGCTACCAATACCAATGATCAGGAGCAAGTCAGAAAGGAATTCCGGTATCTGAAAAATTTGTTTAAATCGCTTGCTGAAACCATCGAAAAAAAGAATGTTGCCTGGAAAGAAATTTCTATGGGCATGACCTCTGATTACAGACTTGCCGTTGAAGAAGGCAGTACCATGGTTCGGATCGGAAGTGCGATCTTTGGAAACAGGTAGTCAGTAGGCAGTAGGCAGTACAGAGTGCTAATTTACAATTCGCTGCCAACGCCAGCTTTCAGGCTTTAACTATCCGCCACATACATGTGCCGGCAATGAAACGCGGCCTATCTTAATTTGAATAACTACCGCGTTTCATTGCCGTTGGCTTTAGCCAACGATTAAAATAAGTATAAATACTGCTCAATAAATTTCTTTAATTATAAATAATTCATTCATTCAGCCGCGGAGGATCATAATTCATAATTCATAATTTAAAAAAATATGTTACACAAAACATTCTTACTTGCAGGTAGCATTTTCGCCGGGTTAGGCGTTGCGATCGGTGCCTTTGGTGCACATAAATTAAAAGACTTCTTACTTCAAACCGGTAGAACAGAAACATTTGAAAAAGCTGTTATGTATCAGTTTTACCACAGTTTCGCTTTATTGATCGTTGGTATCTTACTTATGCAGGCGCAATTCAATGCAAAGTATTTGAATTATGCCGGTTACAGTTTTATTGCCGGCATCCTGATCTTCTCCGGTTCATTATATATCCTTTGTTTAACAGAAACACCCAAATGGGGCGCTGTTACACCAATAGGTGGCGTATGTATGATCGCGGGCTGGGTTTTGGTATCCATGAGCTTTTGTAAGTAAACTAGTTACTAGTTACCAGCTTCTATCCGCCGCCGCGGAGCCAGACAATATGAAATGTTATACATCTAATGAAAATTAATTGTAAAGCTTACCTATTAATGGTATAGATGGAATAAAAATCCCTTCAGGAATTATCTTGAAGGGATTTTTAGTATATCGTTT
It encodes the following:
- a CDS encoding GH3 family domain-containing protein: MDLLGKLFSRALKLSTLPTKKKRDAFSQQRKVLKKLLKKSANTQFGLRFNFYEILVQFSSGNKKVFYDFYKRRVPVYTYNTLYNEWWYRLKEGEADVTWPGKVQYFALSSGTSDASTKYIPITEQFLKANKKIGIRQLLSLAHYKLPKDLLGKGILMLGGSTHLHKTETYYEGDLSGIQASKIPFWFQYFYKPGSRIARNRDWESKLNDIVESAPDWDIGFIVGVPAWLQILLERIIARYQLKTIHDIWPNLTVFVHGGVAFDPYRKGFEKLLAKPIIYIETYLASEGFIAYQAGPGRKGMKLILDNGIFFEFVPFNEQNINASGDIVVNPKTLMIHEVEEGVDYVLLVSTCAGTWRYMIGDVIRFVDKAQAEIIITGRTKHFISLCGEHLSVDNMNQAIKLVAEELNIIIKEFTVSGIAHDTLFAHQWYIGTDHVIDPVVVSDLLDEKLKLLNDDYRVERTSALKEIFVTILPSQSFYDWMRYRGKEGGQNKFPRVLNKKLHEDWKAFLNQ
- a CDS encoding YggS family pyridoxal phosphate-dependent enzyme yields the protein MNKSALHDIRTFLTPYNTTLIAVTKTHPVEVLQQAYSSGLRIFGENKVQELISKAEVLPKDIQWHLIGHLQSNKVKYIAPFIYMIHSVDSFKLLQEINKEAKKNKRVIACLLQVYIANEDTKFGLDTQELTNLLLHPELEQLENIQIQGLMGMATNTNDQEQVRKEFRYLKNLFKSLAETIEKKNVAWKEISMGMTSDYRLAVEEGSTMVRIGSAIFGNR
- a CDS encoding DUF423 domain-containing protein, whose amino-acid sequence is MLHKTFLLAGSIFAGLGVAIGAFGAHKLKDFLLQTGRTETFEKAVMYQFYHSFALLIVGILLMQAQFNAKYLNYAGYSFIAGILIFSGSLYILCLTETPKWGAVTPIGGVCMIAGWVLVSMSFCK